From the Exiguobacterium aurantiacum genome, one window contains:
- a CDS encoding lmo0954 family membrane protein, whose translation MNRQVKQVLFIVAAISLVLVLIGFLPNMIMFGLGALLALWAGVRFMAVTHVGAKIGYGALAVIGIITILSNIWALIGIVVAWVLFKGYMMYANQKQDVEIFNADGSRASRSSFQSFDQVWQKFVNRR comes from the coding sequence ATGAATCGCCAGGTGAAACAAGTCTTGTTCATTGTGGCCGCGATCTCTTTAGTTCTCGTTCTAATCGGCTTTTTACCGAACATGATCATGTTCGGTTTGGGGGCGCTCTTAGCACTGTGGGCTGGAGTCAGATTCATGGCCGTGACACATGTCGGCGCAAAAATCGGTTACGGCGCGCTTGCCGTGATCGGGATCATCACAATTTTATCGAATATTTGGGCGTTGATCGGGATTGTAGTGGCATGGGTATTGTTTAAAGGGTATATGATGTATGCTAACCAAAAACAAGACGTCGAGATTTTCAATGCGGACGGGTCGCGTGCGAGCCGCAGCAGCTTTCAATCGTTCGATCAAGTTTGGCAGAAGTTTGTAAACCGTCGCTAA